The Eubacteriaceae bacterium Marseille-Q4139 genome has a window encoding:
- a CDS encoding FeoB-associated Cys-rich membrane protein has product MIVTGVIAVGIVLYAVWAVRKIHRDRKNGSCCSGGCSGCVGKEYCNK; this is encoded by the coding sequence ATGATTGTAACAGGCGTAATTGCAGTCGGGATTGTTCTCTATGCGGTATGGGCTGTTCGGAAGATCCATCGGGATCGGAAGAATGGTTCCTGCTGCAGTGGTGGTTGCTCCGGCTGTGTAGGTAAGGAATATTGCAATAAATAA
- a CDS encoding radical SAM protein: protein MSIIESVKNTAFTAAVNMALNYLEKDPETNIPKTMNLIDKALPDGWYESQRAAFRKAIDEKGNWYELILKVYQLDTGVRKTLFQNFIINSALKGGAIQEEMRKKEKCNVPWAILLDPTSACNLHCTGCWAAEYGHKLNLGLEAIDRIIQQGKDLGVYMYIYTGGEPMVRKKDLITLCERHPDCAFLSFTNGTLIDETFCQEMLRVKNFVPAISLEGFETANDGRRGSGVFEKVMRAMDLLREHNLPFGVSTCYTSANYEDISSESFFDMMINMGAMFVWFFHYMPVGNEAVPELLPTPEQRRTVYERIRAFRSTKPIFSMDFQNDAEYVGGCIAGGRNYLHINAAGDVEPCVFIHYSNVNIHDCTLLEALKSPIFMAYHDGQPFNKNMLRPCPLLENPQILREMVKRTGAKSTDLQSPESVDHLCDKCELYAKNWQPTADELWSAGQKGV, encoded by the coding sequence ATGAGTATTATTGAATCTGTAAAAAACACGGCCTTCACTGCGGCCGTCAATATGGCATTGAATTACCTGGAGAAAGATCCGGAAACCAATATCCCCAAAACCATGAATCTGATTGATAAGGCTTTGCCTGATGGCTGGTATGAGAGCCAGCGGGCGGCCTTCCGAAAGGCGATTGATGAAAAGGGAAATTGGTATGAGCTGATTTTGAAAGTCTACCAGTTGGATACCGGCGTGCGAAAAACCTTGTTCCAGAATTTCATCATCAATTCGGCCTTAAAAGGCGGAGCCATCCAGGAAGAGATGCGGAAAAAAGAAAAATGCAATGTTCCATGGGCAATTCTGCTGGACCCTACATCAGCCTGCAATCTGCATTGTACCGGCTGCTGGGCTGCCGAGTACGGCCACAAGCTGAACTTGGGCCTGGAAGCGATTGACCGTATCATCCAGCAGGGTAAGGATTTAGGCGTTTATATGTATATCTACACAGGCGGGGAGCCAATGGTTCGCAAAAAGGATCTGATTACCCTCTGTGAACGGCACCCTGATTGTGCATTCCTGTCATTTACAAATGGTACGCTGATTGATGAAACATTCTGCCAGGAGATGCTGCGGGTAAAAAACTTTGTCCCGGCGATCAGCTTGGAAGGATTTGAAACGGCAAATGACGGGCGCAGAGGCAGCGGCGTTTTTGAAAAGGTCATGCGCGCCATGGATTTGCTGCGGGAACATAACCTGCCTTTTGGCGTTTCCACCTGCTATACCAGCGCGAACTATGAGGACATCAGCAGTGAATCATTTTTCGATATGATGATTAACATGGGCGCTATGTTCGTGTGGTTTTTCCACTATATGCCCGTTGGCAATGAGGCGGTTCCAGAGCTTTTGCCAACACCGGAGCAGAGAAGAACAGTCTATGAGCGTATTCGGGCATTTCGGAGTACGAAGCCGATCTTCAGTATGGATTTTCAGAATGATGCGGAGTATGTGGGCGGCTGCATCGCCGGAGGGCGTAATTACCTACATATCAATGCTGCCGGGGATGTTGAGCCTTGCGTATTCATTCACTACTCTAATGTGAACATCCATGACTGCACTTTGCTGGAGGCACTGAAAAGTCCAATCTTTATGGCTTACCATGATGGGCAGCCATTCAACAAGAATATGTTGCGGCCCTGCCCTCTGCTGGAGAACCCGCAGATCTTGAGAGAGATGGTAAAGCGCACCGGTGCAAAATCGACAGATTTGCAGTCACCGGAATCGGTAGACCATCTCTGCGACAAGTGCGAACTGTATGCAAAGAACTGGCAGCCCACGGCGGATGAGTTGTGGAGTGCCGGCCAGAAAGGAGTCTGA